The sequence GGGGCTACGAACAGCATATTCAAAATACAACCCTTGCGCGAATGGTTTTCCGCAAGCATGGCTGGCAAATGAGTACGCAGGTTTTACGAGAGTCATTTGACGGGTGGTCAAAAACCATCGAATATGGCTGCCTGTACGGAGAAGAATCCCGGCAGCGGATTACGGCCGGAATTGGCATTGGAACCAATCGAATGTGGCTACCGATCACAATGGGTGTGGAAGTTTACGGGGGTCGATTTCAACGAACGTACAGGGATTATCTTTCCCATCAATTTATTGAAAACAGACAACCGGAATGGGAACTCCGTGCCGGTCTGGAATTTCCCGTTTTTTCGGATGCCTGGCGGCTGCGTTTGGGAGGGAATTGGAGCGAACGGGTTCCTGACCTTCTTTATCTTTACGAGCGGGAGAAGCTCTGGAAACTCACATCCGGTCTCTCCTGGCGAGCATCCGGATTCAGGCTCTCTCTACTCGGAACATTTCGTTCCCGAATTCCGGATGGCGCACATGTTGAAATCGGTCAGCCTTTACACGAGATGTCACCGTTCATACCCACCGGGCATCGCCAGAGAGTAACCTTTCAAATCATTTTACAGCTTTTTGAAAAATAGGAACAAACACTTTTACACCACCCAAATTGTTTGCAAGTGGATTTCAGACCCAAATCATAAGGAGATGTGCAGATGTCATTTTTGAAAATTCGCCGGAATTTTTTTGTAGGACTGGTTATTTGTGGGTTGTTTCCAACGCTTCTCTTCGGCAGTGTTAAGGAGGGGCAGGTTGTTGAACATGTTTTATCAAACGGTTTGAAGGTTTTGACCGTGGAAAATCACAATTCCCCCATTATTTATTCGCAGATCACCTACAAGGTGGGCTCCCGCAACGAACATTTCGGCATCACCGGCATCTCCCATCTGGTGGAACACATGATGTTCAAGGGAACGCCAGCGTATCCGGGACAGGTTTTGAAAAATCTCATCAAAAAAAGCGGCGGCATTTACAACGCTTTTACAACCAAAGATTTAACGGCTTATTATGAGCAGGTACCCAAGAATAAAATCGGCGTGGTTCTGGCCATTGAGGCCGATCGGATGCACAATTCAAAATTTGATCCCAAAGAATTTCAACATGAACGCGAAGTGGTTATTGAAGAACGGCATATGCGTACAGATGACAGTCCCAAGGGAATGTTCGCTGAAGAATTTAATGCCATCGCATTTAAGAGCCATCCGTACCACAATCCTACCGTAGGCTGGATCAGCGATATTCAGGCTGTCACCCGCGACCGGGTTTACCAATACTACAAAACCTATTACGTTCCCAACAATGCGACTCTTGTGCTTGTGGGAGATTTTGACACCGCTCATATCATGAAGCTGGTAAAAAAATACTACGGTGTTATTCCAAAGGGCAAACCGGTTCCCCCGGTGGTTTCCGTGGAAGAACCTCAAAATGCCCGCCGCACGCTTACGTACAAGCGGGCTGATTTGAAGATGCCCGTCTTGCAAATGTCGTTTCATACCCCCGCTTTTGGGAATCCGGATTGTGCTCCGCTGACAATTGCCGCACAGATCATGGGCGGAGGCCGATTTTCCCGTCTAAAAAAGGCACTGACCCAGAAAAGAAATTGGGCGCGTTCCGTACGCGTATTTTTCGAAAAAGGGAAGGATCCCCAGCTTTTCTCCTTCATTGTTGAGCTGTACCCAAAATATCAATCCAAGTTGGATTCGGTAGAAACAATTATTTGGGATGAAATCCGAAAAATGCAAACGGAACCCATTACGGACTACGAATTTCAAAAGATTAAAAATAATCTCAGAGCAGATGAATTAATAAAGGATGAAAAGGTTTCGGCAATTGGAGGAAAACTGAGCCGTTATGAAACCCTTTTAAGCTGGAAATACCGGGACGAGTGGCCAAAGGAACTTAAAGCCGTTACGAAAGCAGATATTCAGCGTGTGATGAACACCTATTTTGCACCCGAAAAAGTGACGGTGGGGTACCTGCTTCCCGATACGTCCAAGGTAAAACGACGCGCCTTGGCCCTCAAAAAACACCATAAAAAATTGAAAAGTGATGTTCCTGAGGGACACGGAGGTGTCCAGCCACCCGTTACCACGAACAGTGAAGCCATCTCCCTCAACGACATCATCCGGCCGCGCCCCGTTGCCAACCGAATCCACACATTCACGTTGAAAAATGGCATCCGTGTGTACGCCATTGAAGATCACACCGTTCCTGCATTTCGTCTTCATGGCATTATTGACACCGGAAACATGCCGGAAGAAGCAAAACTGCACGGGATTGCCAACTTCTTCGGGAAAATGATGAATCGGGGAACACAGAAGCACACCTTCGAACAGTTGAGTCAGATGAAATCCTTCATTCCGATTGGCTGGCAGGTTCAAGCACACAACGGGGCTATTCTTTTTAATGGATTCAGTCTGCACGAAGATGTAGACTCCCTTTTCATCATTGGGAAGGAAATTCTTTTTGAACCGTCTTTTCCAAAGGATCAAATGGACCGTGTTCGAAAGTCAACCATTGCCCTTCTGAAATCGGCAGAAAAGGGAACCGGCTGGAAAACAAGCGTATTCCTTTTCTCCCATGTTTACAAAAACCATCCCTACGGCTGG is a genomic window of Calditrichota bacterium containing:
- a CDS encoding insulinase family protein; translation: MSFLKIRRNFFVGLVICGLFPTLLFGSVKEGQVVEHVLSNGLKVLTVENHNSPIIYSQITYKVGSRNEHFGITGISHLVEHMMFKGTPAYPGQVLKNLIKKSGGIYNAFTTKDLTAYYEQVPKNKIGVVLAIEADRMHNSKFDPKEFQHEREVVIEERHMRTDDSPKGMFAEEFNAIAFKSHPYHNPTVGWISDIQAVTRDRVYQYYKTYYVPNNATLVLVGDFDTAHIMKLVKKYYGVIPKGKPVPPVVSVEEPQNARRTLTYKRADLKMPVLQMSFHTPAFGNPDCAPLTIAAQIMGGGRFSRLKKALTQKRNWARSVRVFFEKGKDPQLFSFIVELYPKYQSKLDSVETIIWDEIRKMQTEPITDYEFQKIKNNLRADELIKDEKVSAIGGKLSRYETLLSWKYRDEWPKELKAVTKADIQRVMNTYFAPEKVTVGYLLPDTSKVKRRALALKKHHKKLKSDVPEGHGGVQPPVTTNSEAISLNDIIRPRPVANRIHTFTLKNGIRVYAIEDHTVPAFRLHGIIDTGNMPEEAKLHGIANFFGKMMNRGTQKHTFEQLSQMKSFIPIGWQVQAHNGAILFNGFSLHEDVDSLFIIGKEILFEPSFPKDQMDRVRKSTIALLKSAEKGTGWKTSVFLFSHVYKNHPYGWMAGGTPESLQKITQKDLFAIHKKYVRPERTQLIVLSDFSIKELQSLLNTKFGHWKNKTPFTYHEFPEVPPTRGRMVKAFPMPGKKQVDVKMGFRWVAKTDPNLDALDVLNDILGGSTLTSRLGVTIRDKMGLTYGITTKTRTRKMGGIWFLAAKTEPQHVQKLIRESFKIIDQVRENGITETELKKAQSFDLRILPMVVETPADILNLVTDMVKYGQPLTYFDTYYDRIMRLKVSTINRLAKKYLNTNNYVLTVAGDVPANVLDEFK